In a genomic window of Phragmites australis chromosome 14, lpPhrAust1.1, whole genome shotgun sequence:
- the LOC133891050 gene encoding peamaclein-like, with product MKAVSATLVLLLLFMVSASFQDLTVAADGVVPDVVCDAKCRNRCSQKAGGRCMGYCMMCCGKCSGCVPSGPFASKDECPCYRDLKSPKSGRPKCP from the exons ATGAAGGCGGTATCTGCCACCCTAGTGCTCCTGCTCCTCTTCATGGTTTCTGCTTCATTCCAGGATCTCACCGTGGCCGCAG ATGGCGTTGTGCCGGACGTCGTCTGCGACGCCAAGTGCCGGAACCGGTGCTCGCAGAAGGCCGGCGGCCGGTGCATGGGCTACTGCATGATGTGCTGCGGCAAGTGCAGCGGCTGCGTGCCGTCGGGTCCCTTCGCGAGCAAAGACGAGTGCCCGTGCTACAGGGACTTGAAGTCCCCCAAGAGCGGACGCCCCAAATGCCCATGA